The Bradysia coprophila strain Holo2 chromosome X unlocalized genomic scaffold, BU_Bcop_v1 contig_20, whole genome shotgun sequence region CTTATTTCTTATATTTTGTTAACACTTCTCGAAACGAAATTTAGGTCTCTTGGTGTTTGACGAACGGACTCTAAATTTTCAACGTAAAAGCATtggaaaacacaattttcgacttatattttttagtttttttggATGAAACATCCATGTGAATATTGTATTATGCTAAATGTCGAACAACACAACCACGCAATTCCAGTGGAATAGGGCGCACACAGATGAGAATATTAAAATGCGATGAATGACTTTGAAAGGCCGTCTTTGACACTTTGGCTTTGTTGTGCAATTAATTGGTCCAATGTTTTAAATGTTAGGTTGTCTTCTGAGGGTAACACTTTTTTTCAGAATGCAATCGAAGATCAGTTATGGATTTCGTTGATTAATTTGACATTAAATTTATGGAGAAACTTTTcgaacaacacaaaaaagttGACAGTTGCTTCGTTGCTTCGTTGCTTTCTATAGAAGTAGAGCACCAGTGGATCTGTTCCCAGTACCGTTTAAAAATGCTTTTCACAACACTTTGCCAAGGGGTTCTTGATTCCAATAATACTTTGCATGAAATTTATCATTGAATGAATGCAATGCTTCACACAAACTTCactcacaaaatgttttcgtttaaCTATTGCAGTGGCATTTGTTTCTCTGCAATCTTTTAGCGTAAAATTGgtttgttgttaaaaaaatatatttactacGGTACTCTTTAActgaaataatgaaataattttaaataaacaccACGCCCGCCcgataaaactttttaaaacttttgctGCGAACGAACTACCACTACCACCTTTCGCTTCCAGTAATTGACTGACTCGCATACATAAAATGAATCAACGGacaatatttcaataaaaacagcTGGCTCGGCTGGCTCTGCTTCACCCGAGTGACATCTGTTGCTTGTATGAATATAGACAGGCTTTCTTTGcgtatttgaatttattgccgcgaaaaattacaaaatctgTATGAGTGCATTGTAGAGTTATTTTACCATCATCGTCAATATTGTGACCGCAGAAAATGTTATACATTTCACCAATATGTTCGCGGCCCTCCGGCATCCTCGGCTGGGCGTACATATTTGGCTCTTCAGTGAACCTGTTGAGACTAAACGAATTGTGGTGAGCCCGACACGAATTGTGGCTATAAAGTTGGTTTGGAAACTCACCAAGATTTTAAGCAGATTAAAAATTCCTGGCAATTTTGCTACAATGAGAGACAGTTGGTGGTGCATTAATTTACAGTCTTCGAATATAATAAGCGTATCGACTGGCTACGAACTGGTAGACTCGCACAatatttaaacgaattttgtTCACAAAGTGGAAGAGCTTTAACGTTTCAATCGCATCATTGATCCAGGTAATTTGTACCGACTATCATCAGGATTAGAAGTggaatagtatgttgtgttacaagtattgtaatgttgattttttcagcactagacccaagttttcctaaCGAGCGTAGCGAGCACACGACTCAATTTTCTTGGGTCTAgtactgaaaaaatcaacagtacaatacttgtaacacaacatactatttcccAACTCagtgaagaaaagaaaaactttcgttggcttttttgagaaaaacattGTATGCGACTCGGTGATAAATGTATTGCTCCTATTGTgcctaaaaagcatttatcattcAGCGgcaaaaataactatttcaaggGTTATTTGCCACCCGAgtcaatttccaattttttcacaGCTCAGGCATTTTCTGACCTCAGTTGAAACTTCAGAAGTCTTTGTATTGTATTGTATTGTAATGAGTATTGACCACTTACTGAAGAAACGGTAAGTTCCAGATATAGCGATGTCTCTTCATTATCCCACCATTTCTTCAGTAAGTCATCGGTACTTTTCGCAGTTCCTAcactttttcaatattttgtaaaaggaatattttgaaagattttgaacaTCGACCACACTTACTACGTGAATTACACATATAGAGCCGAATAAAGTACTTAGAGCTCGATGTCATACATAACTATTTTACATGACAAATGAAAAGTAGATTTCGTTGATCTAAGGCATAGCAGAAGTCAGTAAACATactaaaacgagactttttatttttatcccaAGTTAATGCTGTAAGTTACATGCTAAGGACGTCGAAATTaatgcttgaaacatgaaaagttcGATTTTCGATGTATGAGGATCCCACtgctgtacataaaatcttgttgctaagacgttagtaaatgggggtaTTGCGCATACAATGTGTTACCGAACTCGACTTCGTATTGGCTCGTATTGGCACTctcacatctattgcgcaagACACACCCTTTACTAGCTAAGTTTTCCAGctgagcgagtaaggaaaattaggacgtgtgctgaaaaaatccatttcctgtcaaggtacgaacaacgttttgttaaccggacaactgaaatagacaaaacacatcaatttacttgaaaaaattcaaacttcacTACATTCACAtatcaaatttgttcaatcatacagtcatggaaaaattcattcaaaaccgtCGCACGATAACtcgtaaagaaatgatttttttcccatACGTTATATCGTTCGGAAAAACCTgacatttcataacaaaaaatcataaatatgtcgtatttcagttgccCGGTGCACAAATACctatttcctaactagtgttgaaatattgtGAGTTCGTCGTTTATTTCTCACTTCGTATAGGAAAAACGGTGATCCTAACTTAtgttaaaaggtttttttttagctaATTCGATTCCAGCTCTCGCGTCCGACtcgagctggaaacctctcattcgctaaaaacgTTACGAAAATAACTAAGCACTCGTTCACTTCGTTCAGTTGTtgtattttgaaatgttgtgtgtaagcataatctactattagaGGTACATCGAGTACATCACAGCAGCACTGCTGATGGAAAAACGTGAACGACGTGAACTCTGTTCATAATGTCAAGCATGTCAAGTAATTGTATTTTTTCAGTGAGGTTAGGTTTTATTgttgatcaaaaagttgctgcatcttttgataaataataTAAGGGTCGAGCTGACACTGGCTGAagagaataaataaattttccagatATTTTGGTGTAAATACGGTAACTACTGAATGAAGCATTTTGTAAATCAAAATGTCGTActaatgaaattcaatttttcaggCCACAGTCAACATGCCGCTTATTGCAGAACTGGCAAACGAAGGCGAAACGAGCGATAGttccaaaacatttgtatTCGAAAACGAAGGACACACTTTGGGCAATGTACTGAAATCGATTATCGGCCGTTATCCAGAAGTAGAATTTTGCGGCTATACTGTTCCACATCCCGCCGAACCAACGATGCATTTACGTATTCAAGTGTCTAAAAACAGCAGGGCAGCCGACGATCCATCACAAAGTGTTAAAGCAATCGATGTGTTAGTTCGTGGATTGAAGGATCTAGTCGCCGTTTGTGATCACACAGAACTGAAATTTAACGATGCCATTCAGTTGTTTGACAAAACATCGAAATCGACGACTGTGTAACTGGAACAATTTCTTTTAGAATAAATGGTGCCActtgtttttctttaaatttagcaaatgattttcgatttgaatttgGATGGACACTAGTTCCAAGCTAGTTCCATGTCCTAGACGAGCGAAATGGAGTTTATTGTGAAACAtaccaaaaaagaaaactctaGCTAGAGTGGAACTTGCAGTCAGAAATCAGGTGCGCTTTTATCTGagagatttatatttttcactttaagGGTGGTCATATTTGAACATGGGACACTGACATCTAATGACTTTTGTTCCTTGTCGCCTTCGTACATGAACCAGTCCAGGAGAGCAATCCGATCCTCAAGATCATATTGAATGCTAGTGGTCGCTAGTCCTTGCAGTCCAGCATTCGGAcatattgtttttcttttctcacgACTCCAAAGTTTCTTcagaatttctatttttcaatCCCGAATACAAATAAAGAAATAGCCGTGAAAATTTCCATATTAAGGGTAATTTTGGttcgttaaaaaattgaattgttttagAACCACTTATAGTACATGGTCACCGTATATGAAGTGTATTAACATGGTTATGCACAGTACATTAGAAAAAGAACATGATAGAGCATTTTATGTCCTTGATGTTCTAATTTCTCGAACCGATTACATTTCCACTAAAAGAACGAATAAGAACCCTAAGTCATTCACTTAACGAATTTGTCCTATTGAACCGAACGAAAAAACCGAATTCATTGCAACTGTCCCATGAAGTAATGCCGCTATAAGTTAAACCATTCTTCACGTCAACGGGTCAATGAAGACGGTTATGTCGTGTGTTAGTGCTAAAATTAGCAATGATCTGGATAATATAGAGAAATTGACCGACGAATTGAAGTGAAACATTTTGCAAGAATAATTAATAAATGTTTACATCAaaggaagtacaagatttgatcAAATTATGTTTGAGTGCTGAACAATTAACCGACAGtcttttcgaaattaaaagGAAAACCGATGGTAGGTAGGTAATGACGAAGTCACTTCTGCAGATGTCTTACAAAGTTTTTAGTATTAGGCTGCAGGTAACCATACATTACATTAGAAAGCATTAATCACTGAGTTGCATACAAAGTGTTTCTCAAGACCACAAAAGTTCTACTCTTCAAGTTGAGAAAATGGGTTGTTCGACCAAATAATCCTATCATCCTTCCATTCTAATTGATCGAATTACTATATGAAAAAGCTGTCATTGCAGAAGTGTTCTCTACTTGTCCTCTTTTTTATGTCAAAAGGTCCTCTGtaccaaagttaaaaaatggGAACCCTACTTACTCACTTATTACAACCTACTATTGGTTTTGGCCTCCTACCTACAGCAATCTTCTCCCATCGGACCTATTCGTCGCTAACGTTCTGCAGTCGCTCATTCTTAGTTATTTCAGATCAGACTCGATTGCATCTTACCATCTCGCTCTCGGTCTTCCTGGCCTGCGGGAACCCTACTGAAAGCAAGTTTTAATTAACTGTTTTTCGGTTTTATCGCCTAATCATAAGAGTTTATAGCACGATAAGTTACTTCAGTAATTCGTTCTGTTTGTATGATTTTGTACGATGTTGGGTGCACTACTGCACTACACAGCCAGTATCATTCAGTGAACTTCATGAGTCTTCAGTGACTAACATTCTAAAACCAGCTAATCTAATAAATttcaagggataaaaagttgcaaaatCTAGTTTTCGTATGATGTTTATTGATTCgcggcgaagccgaggtcaacaatcacacgaaaatatgacttttcattttataccgaattttacatgctacatgcgttgAAAAccgtaattttcatgtttcaagcacttctttcgaatCACTCAGCATGTAATATACATTACATGCTGTGATTTCACATACAAAttctcttgttttccctagtaATGTAATCACCCATTTTCAACCCCAGGGAAATCAAAAGCACGTAATaatatattacttccgagattccaagttgtgtatttgataagtggggggTCAAATAgaaacttggaacctcgtaagtacaatgctttacgtgattaggcgatgtaaatgaaaatgaaacatgccttaacatgtaaaaaaaaacaaactgacACTTGTCTCTAGGGCTCTTTttgagaaattagtttcttgattATCTCCAATTGGTTGAATACCTTGAAGTTCCTTGAACTACAATTCCATACAGTGGCTGGTTTTAGAATGTTAGtcacggttttttttttattgaagtcAATATCACaaattcgtttgtttttattctttcGAGTAGATatttaattgattaaaaaaagtATCCGTACAagtctaaaaataatttcctttgttaacatcgaaacaaaatattttctcatttattgtTAATGCAGTTGcgttgaaaaaacaaaaaaattatcactTCCCTTTTTTTATGGTTATTCACAGTCACACAAAATATATAACTATTCAACTAAGCAACATTCATTACTTTCATATTATCAAATACTGAATCTCACAACAGAAAAGACAGACAACACACATGACACCGCCCGTTCTAGTCGTTCGGCACTCCACCGGTGGCCGCATTATTTGCGTTACGGAAAATGTCTCTAGACGGTGTTTGCATTGGTGGTGTACTTGTACCTTCGGCAGCTGAGTCCCTGAACGCATCCTCATTCATCAGTCGTTGGCGTTCCAAGTACATTGAAACTTTAATGTTACGCATCTGATGGTCGTTGATCAATTTCAGCAGGGCCATCACTAAAAGGCCAACACAGGTGGCAAATGATCCCCATGCTCCGAACTGTtagttaaaattgaaaatattgagtCATTGGCTGGAgtattaaacgaaaaaagaacTGCAGTTACTTGTGATGTTCCCATTTCTATGTAAAAATATGAAGTATTGACGTGTTCTTCTTCTTTGGTTATATTTTGTCCAGCAGCAATTTCACACCTGTAATGTATCGATAGTTATGAGGGCAGGAATATCCATAAAATTTAGAACAGTGCCGCCTTTAGCTTTTTTTGACGCCAGGAGcaacttttaaattttctccaCAAATGACTATTCTGGGCGTCCTCGTCACATGTTCATATTCGGTGAAAAATATGCATCCTGCAGACAAATGTTCCAACgtagaaaatatggaaaaggcgGAACTGATTGTGGCCCTGATTGTGTGCCTTAGATATAAAAGTAccagataaaataaatattcctATTCCAATGCTTAGATCAAGTctagtaacagattcaataacTGACAGATTATGCTTTCCATTTGTGTAAATGTTATCCTCTAGCTATCGAGACTTTTATCGCTGCATCCCATATTGTCTTCactttcttcgttcttttgtTTCGATTATCACATATTGTCTGGTAAGGGCATACACAAAATGACGTCACGTCATGAGGGAGGAAGAGTTTCTCAAGATAACATATTTAACAGCTCTAATAAACTTGCGGTCAATTTTGATCTTTTTGTGTGATGagaaaagttaattttctCCTTACTGGAAAATGTGTCATGTTTTTACGCTTTGCAACAGCGATaactcaaaataatttaaattgattcCTGGAATCctggaaatttttcttttcctgcATCCACTACGACAATACTTTTACAGCGTCGAAAACTGTACTTTCCACGTTTCAATGACTACTCTAGGCGCCCGCAGCATGTATcacaaaattcaaacgaaaactCTACTCTACTCTAAAATActattcaaataaaactatCATAATAAACGACTTTCTCATATTGAAAATCGTGCAAAAACGGACCTCGGCGAAATTTGATGACGCACGAAAGCTCATCCCAAACTGTAGATGTCAGAGTAGACCTcataaaaagataaaatgttgattaaatgtaaaaaaaaataaaacctaGTCATAGTGATCATAAATATAGTGAAAATCGGCAACTTGgaacatttacaaaatttgatttttcgccacCGGAAGATggtcaagaaaaaaatgagtCGCCTTTTCTAAACTTTGGACCAATAGAATTTTTTCCGATCACAGAAAATTAACTTGTTGACTAGAAAATTTTCGTGAAGTCACCAACTCGAAAACAGGAAAACAGGCTAAATAGTTAGGACACTCATATTGCGTCTTCATACCATTTTCAAATCAACAAAGTGATTTGTCTAACATGAAATATATTGAGTGGGGTATCGTTAGAAAGGTATGACCTGACTATAAGTTAAAAATTATCTTCTATCAAAATATGTCCACTCACCgaacttttgtgacaaaaaGGATTCGAAGGAGTgcataaaatttcatgaaatgaaaaattttgtatgtccCAATAGGTGCCTGAATCGATATACGTTCTTAGTTTTAGGGTgtatttcagaaaaacttcttttttgttgaggagggGCGTTCGGAGaattaaaataagaatttatCGGTAGTTATAACTCCTCGAAGGCACGACACGAAGTCTGTGATATAGCTCCTGATGTAAAGTTATGGGCTCAAAAGAGTATAAGAAATTCTTCAGTGATAATTACAAAAATGGGAAATTGAGCACGCGAAGGATTTTACCTCTTATGTGctgcgaaaattcatttttcgcgGGGGGCTCGTGTGGCACACTcttcaaaaaacgattttccgcaCAAGTATGTAATTTACTATTACGTTACCGCTACATTCTTATACCACCACAATGGTTTGTTTGTATTACTAATACATGAGTTACAAGTTAAATTGTAAACAGCAATCGACGTTTAAGTGCAGAACTTTTCCGTTATTTTTATCTGAAGATAAcgaaaaactcaattttacatgtgtcatttgttatcgacagacGACAGTGACGACAAAAATCAGTGTGATCTTTCGCTGATGATATCTTACATTGCCGATAGCATCAAGCTTATGTTGAAGTAGGAGATTTCTATCTATGCAAAATACTTTCAACAAACAAAGTAACATATCTGCTATGCAGAGGATATAGTTGTGCTACTGTGAAACGTTATTGGGGAATGGTTTAAACAACAGATGTAACAGACGTTAACGACAAAACCATGACACTATCGCCGTCTGCAATAGgttaaaaattaacagaacAAACGAAATACTTACGACGGAAATCTCTGAGTCATATTCGAACACCAAACAATGAAGCCCAATGTTATAATTATAGCTGAGCACAACGTCAATACACAATTGATGATTCCAAAAAATACGCCGAGAAATAAGCTTAGAAATGATTGTTCTTCATGCTTGATAGCTAGCTGGGTAAGTCTGTAACGGGATTATTTATCAGTCTTTCTAAGCGAAATCTCACTACGTTTATTCAGGAAAAACTACTAACCTATACGCTTGAAAACAAGATATTAATGTCAAAAAGACAGCGCAAACTATTGgaaaattgcaataaaatctCGAAGCCCAGGCAGCCTCAAATAACCCATTGTCTTCTCGCCAGACACCAGTGGTGAATAGTAAGCAGTGACCGCtacaaaacaaaagataaGAGATTGTTATATTTTGAAACGAATCCACCTACTTACCCGAATGCTTGACTGTGGTTGGCCAGTGGGACGTGTATACAAAATGATAGAATTGCTGCAAAAACGTTACCAACTATTTGGCTTAGCAAAATAATATTGGATAGGGCCATAATGTTGCTTAAgactaatttaatttaaaataaaattttgtttgtttttgttcgtGTGTTAAATTATTCTTGTTATGATTGACACCAGTTCTGGACAGATAGACGTCAACGCAAAAAAGCTTCGATGAAAAGATGGTAGGTGGGGCTGCAATATGGAGACTGTTCATTTTTTACCAACTCGAACAATGTTTCAGAGGAATTAATCAATAATAACGTAAATGGTGATAAGTTTAAGACTTCTCGATGATGATGAATTCCAGCATACAATTTACGACAATATTTACATGCAACTCTCAAATATGTCCATACCCGTAGGTTTGTGTTCAATAGTCAAAGCAGACATTCAAATAACCATTCATACAGTAATCGTAGAAGAGCCGAGTatagatcaaaattttgtccACTGGCAGTGCGATCGCATGCCAAATTTTGTACGCTAACTAACTAACAGCAAACTACGcgaaacgaaataatttttgaattatttgttgCGAAAACGCATAAACTGAAAATTCTGACTAAAAAGTTTGTTGAACAACGTAACCAggaaatgtttatatttgaaGTTAAGCAATCActaaattcacgccgtaagtgcggtcgaaattcaaaatggaaagtgcggaggactttctaacgtagcgtcattttcatacaatgaagcgttgaaatgtttttttcggttccatttttcatcgaattcaaattcaaattttaggcacacttacggcgtgaattgttccgaaaaatgattcattttatgttgaatttctcaggaatttaaaaaaaaacattccgCCATTGTGAGGTTAGCTACAATTAGTTAGTACACAAAATAGTCAACTAGGTACTGTCATTAGTTTCTCTATATGAAGATATCTATAGACTTCGACCTATGGTTTTAAttgggactatttttgagaattgtcaagaatttttagaCTTGATTACCACTTATAACAAAACCACTCTGTTTTGCCTCCGCTTAGCTAAGCCACGACTCTTTTCTATCGTTTAAAGTGTAAACGAAGAGGAAACGGAttactttttagccccgtacgaagtacgaaggggcttataggattacgatgccgtgtgtaattgatggaattcgaagcagacggtaagggcaaagtgtttgcctatgttcatagataacgaatccgcaataaaaatttgggccgtctgtccgtctgtccgtctgtccgtctgtccgtctgtccgtctgtccgtctgtccgtctgtccgtctgtccgtcacgtcgatatcttgagtaaatcaaatccgatttcaaaaattttttttttccctgaaagatagtcaaaatagtgaggctaagttcgaagatgggcatattcgggtcggcccttcgtgagttagggccacctaagtgatttaaggagatttggtgatatttatggcaaaataaacgaaggaaatgtaaatgacacggcaaatgataggtattgtcaataccaatccaggaaaaaaaggttttataaaatcgggtgagtggaccgtgagttagggccttagaagtgaaaagctactagggccctatgtgtgtTTTAcgtagaactcaagtaaatttcattcgtttttcgtaatttttgtgtcatttggaaggtaatcaaaagccgaatagaatgttgttgaaaaaaaaattaaatttgggtcctcggactaaggccgctactagggccctatgcgtattttacatacaactcgtgtaaatttcatccgtttttcgtaatttttgtttcatttgaaagataatcgaacaccgaatagaatgttgttgaaaaaaaaaataaatttgggtccttggactaaggccgctactagggccctatgtgtattttacaatagctcgagcaaatttcatccgtttttcgtaatttttgtgtcatttggaaggtaatcaaaggccgaatagaatgttgttgaaaaaaaaattaaatttgggtcctcggactaaggccgctactagggccctatgcgtattttacatacaactcgtgtaaatttcatccgtttttcgtaatttttgtttcatttgaaagataatcgaacaccgaatagaatgttgttgaaaaaaaaattaaatttgggtccttggactaaggccgctactagggccctatgcgtactttacatacaactcgtgtaaatttcatccgtttttcgtaatttttgtttcatttgaaagataatcgaacaccgaatagaatgttgttgaaaaaaaaaaaaatttgggtccttggactaaggccgctactagggccctatgtgtattttacatatagctcgagcaaatttcatccgtttttcgtaatttttgtgtcatttggaaggtaatcaaaggccgaatagaatgttgttgaaaaaaaaattaaatttgggtcctcggactaaggccgctactagggccctatgcgttttttacatacaactcgagtaaatttcatccgtttttcgtaatttttgtttcatttgaaagataatcgaacaccgaatagaatgttgttgaaaaaaaaattaaatttggatcctcggactgaggccgatactaggccctatgtgtatttatactcaataaattaaaatttttgggtcaattcgaaatttgtgttacatttaaaaggaacgtcgtacggggcttcgtaattgcgctatgcgcaatttttaagacgtacacatttcataagaattttactttaccgacgtttacgggcgcaataggtttacggtaagagtagggcgacggacgaactagggtcacgtacgcaatagatgtacgggtttgtacggggctcagtcgcagcaaacgctccgactgttctgacggctcgtttgtAAGTAGAAATCAAGACTAAAcagattttgagaaattttcacTGATTTACATAGGTAGTCGCATACACAGAACTTTTTATGTATTACCGCATTTGTTATTTCAGCTACAAATAATTATCTCTCCTGCTTGAACAGGAGCGGAGAAAACAGATATTTTCCCTCCTGTTAAAACAATAGAACTGTCATGAATTGTCATGGTCTTTTGAATGGAGAAGATGATGTTAATCACACCGCACACATGGATACCtctttaatttcaaaaaaacacAATCAGTGATGTATTTACGATAATCTATGAGGTTTCTATCCAAATTTGAAtgcttttttttgaaaagtgaaCAGATGGTATTATAGCGCCACCTGTTTTATCTTGTTCATTATTATACCAGCTGGTTGCGAATCGAAGAGAAGCCATTCGTACatccattttcatttctgaATCACCTCTTGAATTATTCAgacgaaataaattaaaattcaaccaGGTATCGACGAGTTGGAACTTTtgctaataaaaaaatcagtgTTCCGTGTACCTACTATTATCTTAACGATTTAAATTgatcatttaattgaaattatcaACGAGGTAAGCCGAACTTTTAtgcaatttagttttttagcAATGGTCgctcttttcttcttttgtttggCTTTTTTTATGGGCCTCCAGGTCCTTGTTTGATGACATATCCCGTTATCTATTTGTTctttatcaaaatttgtgatgacatttttttgtctattttcgttttaagaATGCCTACCATCCGTTTACAATCCTCCGATGGCGAAGTTTTCGACACAGACGAGCAGATAGCAAAGTGCTCAGGCACGATCAAGACCATGCTCGAAGATTGTGGCATGGATGAGGGCGAAGACGCAGTTGTACCGTTGCCGAACGTGAATTCAGCAATTTTGCGAAAAGTTTTGCAATGGGCAAACTATCACAAAGACGATCCAGTACCGCAAGAAGATGacgaaaataaggaaaaacgAACCGATGACATTTCGTCGTGGGATGCAGACTTcctgaaagtggaccagggcACACTGTTCGAATTGATTTTGGCAGCGAATTACTTGGACACAAAGGGACTGTTGGACGTTACTTGCAAAACTGTTGCTAACATGATCAAGGGCAAGACACCAGAAGAGATCCGTAAGACGTTCAACATTAAGAACGATTTTTCGGCAGCTGAAGAGGAACAGGTTCGTAAAGAGAACGAATGGTGCGAGGAGAAGTAAAGATATTAACGTAATGTGTAAATAATTCTCGAActtattcagttttttttcttctctcctGTTCATTAACGATAGCCACAAAGA contains the following coding sequences:
- the LOC119068883 gene encoding transmembrane protein 179, producing the protein MALSNIILLSQIVGNVFAAILSFCIHVPLANHSQAFGGHCLLFTTGVWREDNGLFEAAWASRFYCNFPIVCAVFLTLISCFQAYRLTQLAIKHEEQSFLSLFLGVFFGIINCVLTLCSAIIITLGFIVWCSNMTQRFPSCEIAAGQNITKEEEHVNTSYFYIEMGTSQFGAWGSFATCVGLLVMALLKLINDHQMRNIKVSMYLERQRLMNEDAFRDSAAEGTSTPPMQTPSRDIFRNANNAATGGVPND
- the LOC119068888 gene encoding S-phase kinase-associated protein 1-like → MPTIRLQSSDGEVFDTDEQIAKCSGTIKTMLEDCGMDEGEDAVVPLPNVNSAILRKVLQWANYHKDDPVPQEDDENKEKRTDDISSWDADFLKVDQGTLFELILAANYLDTKGLLDVTCKTVANMIKGKTPEEIRKTFNIKNDFSAAEEEQVRKENEWCEEK
- the LOC119068891 gene encoding probable DNA-directed RNA polymerases I and III subunit RPAC2, which codes for MPLIAELANEGETSDSSKTFVFENEGHTLGNVLKSIIGRYPEVEFCGYTVPHPAEPTMHLRIQVSKNSRAADDPSQSVKAIDVLVRGLKDLVAVCDHTELKFNDAIQLFDKTSKSTTV